The sequence CACCGTGCCGCCTGGAACGCACCTGTCTCGTCTGCTCCGGCGAGCGAAACAACCGCGACTGACGAAATCAGCCCCAGCAGCACGACCACGGCGAGCATCTCGATCAATGTGAATCCGCGCTGTGATCGCGGGTTGACTCGGGGGCTCATTGGTCCGCCTTCCCTCGAAGATTGGCCGATGACAGATCCGCGCTTTCTCCCTCGCCGCCCGGTTGTCCATCGGCTCCGTACGAAAGAATCTCAAAAGGATGTCCATCAGGCCCGGGCATCACGTAGAGGTACTGGCGGCCCCAAGGATCGGCCAGTTGGTCGGCATTCACGTAATACGAGGCGGTCGGAGTCGCGTGCGGCGCGCTGAGCACCGCCAGGCCCAATTCGTTGCTCGGCCAGTCGCTCTTTTCGATGCGATACGTCTCGAC comes from Phycisphaerales bacterium and encodes:
- the gspG gene encoding type II secretion system major pseudopilin GspG codes for the protein MNQHSVRSRRGMTLVEILAVVVILGLIATTLLVGFSGTFGKAKHELAKSGIGLLVGKVETYRIEKSDWPSNELGLAVLSAPHATPTASYYVNADQLADPWGRQYLYVMPGPDGHPFEILSYGADGQPGGEGESADLSSANLRGKADQ